The genomic interval CTGGCCTCGCCTTCCTCTGCACCGGCCCTGGTCGAGACCGGTTCGCCGGCGGACGCGAAACGGGCGAACAGACCGTCGTCGTCGACTCCGGACAGGTCGACGCCGCCCGAGCCGGACGTCGTCCCATCGCTCGCGATCAGGACGCGGGCGAGCGCTGCGGACTGCCCACCGGCGGGATTTTGCACAGGCGCCGGAGCCGTGCCGTTCGTCTGCATCGGCCTGGCCGTCGCCGATGCGGCAGCGGCCAAGCCGGCTTCGACCGGCGGCGCGCTCGCAGGTGCCGGAGCCGGCAAGGTGTCCGCCGAAACCTGCAACTCACGAGCCGCGTCGTCGACGGCGGACGGCGGCGTGCCGGCGGCCGGAGCGTGGTTGCCGGCACCGGCAAGGCCGGTCGCCGCTCCTCCCGGCAGCAGCCCCGCGAGAGTGGCGTCCTGCGCTTGTCCAGCCGGCAAAGCCGGGAAGCTGCCGCCGACCGTACCCGGCTCGGCGGATGCAGTCTCCGCAGGCTGCGTCGATGCTGGCGCACCGGCCATTTTACGCAACAGCTCTGTGAAGCCGTCGCCGTCGTCGCGGCCGCCTTGCCGCCCTGACGCCGAACCGTCCGGAACCCGGCTTGCCTTCACCGGGGCGGCAAAGGCCTGTACCTGCGCATATGTGTTCACGGTCATCGTGCGCTCCCGCCAGACTGCTGGAGCAGGGCTCCGGTTTCGGTGAGGATCCTGTCGGCCGCCGCCATCGTCGGGCGGTGCCAGTCCGGCGCCTTCGGCGCGCCGATGTCGGCGAAGGCGCCGAACTCGCCGATCGTTCCCGGCGGCGGCTCCGGCCAGTGACGGACCCGGTTGAGAACCGCATAGACGGCGTCCATGAGTTCGCGTTCCTCCGGCGTCAACTCGCCCCGGTCGATCGACCAGAGCAAGTCGCGCGCCTCGCCGATGTCGCGCGGATCGAGCAGCGCGCCGGCGCGGTAGATTCGCAGCAGGCGGTGTTCACTGGTGCCGGCCATGGCCAGCGGCAGGGCCCGTTCGGTCGCCTTGCGGACGATTTCGAGATGGCCGCCGACCAGGGCCTGGCGGGCGAGGCGGAGGTAGAGCATACGCCGGCTGTCGCTGTCGAACTCGGCAAGCAGGCTTTCCAGCAGGGCGAATTTCGCGTCGTTCTCGCCGAAGCCGAGCGTCTCGAGCGCCAGCGCGAAGCGGCGGCGGAAGTCGCCCTCGTAGATCGAGCCGCGGAAGCGGCGCAGATAGCGGATCGACAGCGACTGGAAGCGCTCGATATCGCCGATCTTGCCGGCCACGAACACCTCGCGACGCAAGGCCGCTTCCTCGACCAGCGTGCCCGGCATCAGCAGGCGCGCGACGCCCAGCATCTTCATCGCTGCCTCGGGATCGTCGCCGACGGCGAGCGCGGCGCGCACGAGCGCGACCTGGCCGCCGAGATTGGGCGGAAGATCCATCGGATCGATCGCTGTCAGCAAGTCCCGGGCCTCTTCCTGGCGTCCTTCGACATAGGCGAGCGCACCGCGCATCAAGGCCGGGTCGAGATCCGGCTGCGGATCGAGGTCGAGCAGCTGCCGCATCACCCTCGGATGGCCACCGCTCAGCAGATGGATCACCGCCGCCCGCGCGTTGCGCGGATCCGACCAGGTCTCCGCGGGCGCCGTCGCGAACACCTCATCCATCTGCAGCAGCAACGCGCGCTGTGCGGTATGGGCATGGCTGTTGCCCTGGGCGACCTCACCCTGCAGCGCCTGCAGGGTGCGGACCATGCGGTAGGGCGACTTCGCATCCTCGGCCTGGGCGGCCGGAGCGGCCCACAGGACAATCAACGCGAGAGCGGCGCCTCTCAGGACGGACACGGAACGGATCATGCGCCTGGCTCCAGAAGGAAGATCTCGATGCGCCGGTTGACGGCGGAATAGGGATCGGACGGCCGCTTGAGGTCGCGGTCGGCATAGCCCTCGATCCGCTCCACCCGGCCGGCGTCGACGCCGCCGCGCGCGAGCATGTAGAGGGCCATATGGGCGCGCGCGCTCGACAGCCGCCAGTTGTCATAGGTCTTGGAACGGAACGGCCGCGCGTCGGTATGACCGCGGATCACGATCCGGCCGGGTCTGGCCGACAGGGTAGAGCCGATCCGCTCCATCAGTCGAACCAGTTCCGGGCGCGGTTCGGCCGAGCCGACGGCGAACATGCCGAAGTCCTGATCGTCGGTCAGGCTGATGAGCAGGCCCGCGCCGGTCCGCTCCACGGTGATGCGGCTCGCCGCCGCGCCGAGCGGCGTTTCGGCGAGGCCTTGCAGATCCGCCTGCAGCGCCGCGGCCGTCTTGGCCAGGTCCGACGCCTCGGGCGACGCCGGCGCGGCGGCACTCGGAGCCTGCGGGGCCGATACGCCGGACGCGACCGCGTCGGCTGCGTTCGGGTCGGGCTTTGCCGACGGCGATGGCGCCACGGACGCCACCAACGGGCTGGGCGGTGCCGGCTTCCCAACCCCTTCGGCACTGCGCGATTCCGGGGACGCCTCTGGGCGCGGTTCAGGCATGCCTTCCGCCGCTTCGGTGCGGGCCGGCTCCATGGCCAGTTCAATCGGTCGTTCGGCGGCACCGGCGCCGCGGTTGGGCAGGAACTGCCAGTAGAGCGGATCGAACGGATCGCGGTAAGCGTCGCCGCCCTGGGCGCCTTCGCCCTCCCGGGTTCCGAAACCGGCCTTTTCCGGTGCCGGCCCCTCCGCCTCGGGCAGGGTGATGCTGCGCGCGAGCGTATCCAGCACGGCGTAGGGATCGCTGAACAGCGCCGCTTCGGAATAGAACTGCCGATATTCGCCGCCTGTAGAATGGCGGGCCGGGCCGGCGGGCTTGTTCTCGGAGCCGCCCTGGGCCGGCGGCCGGTCGCTCTCCTCACCGATGGCGTCGCCCGACTCGCCAGCGTCGTTGAGCCCCTTGCGGGTCGGCGACGTCGCCGCCAGCTTGACCGGGTTAAAATACTGCGCAACGCCCTGACGGACGTTCTCGTCGGTGACGTTGATCAGCCACATGACGAGGAAGAAGGCCATCATGGCGGTCATGAAGTCGGCAAAGGCAATCTTCCACACGCCGCCCTTGTGATGGTCGGCGTCCCAGGCCGGTCGTCGCCGGACGATGACGATTTCGCCCGAAGAGATTTCCGCTGTCATGACTGCTGCTCCCGCGCCATATGAAACTCGCTCAGCCAGTCGGCCAGTTGGGTCTCGACCGTCGTGTCATCGAGGACGCAACGCAGTTCGACGTCATTGGAAGGATCCAGGCGGACCGCCGCCCGACCCGCGGCGCCGAGCCCTTCGGACAGGCGCTGCAGAAGCGCCGCGGGACCCGACACCACGATCGTTGGCGCTTCGGAACCGGACAGCAGGTCGCTGAGCGTGGCGGAAAACGCGTCGACGGTCCGCTCGACCATCGCCTGCTCGATCACTGGCTCCAGGCACCGTGCGATCGCATCGGCCAGTTGCCGTTCGAGTTCCGCCATGCAGGCGGCAAGGTCGGCGCCAAGGCGCTCGGCAAAGTCGGCTTCGAAGCGGCAGCGCTCGGCTTCGGCCGCCGCCTCCAGCGCCTGCCGCTCCGAGGCGAGGATCGCCTCGGCTTCGGCGCGCGCCTCGGCCAGTGCATCGGCCCGGCCGCGAGCGTATTCGGCCGCCAGCCGCTCCTCCGATGACGGCTCCGCCGGACGGTCCGGCATGGCCACGACCTCGGCGAGGACGATCTCGTCCTTGCTCAGCCGCTGGAACGACGGGCCGGCCAGCGTCGGGATATGGGCCGCGATCGATCGGTGAGCCATCACGCCCGCTCCCCTTCATACATCCACTGCTTGAGGATCGCCGCGGACTGCTGTTCGTCGAGGTCGAGCAGCGATTCCAGCTTCTTGAGCGGCGACTGGTTGAGCTTGTTGGTCAGGTCCTGGAGCATGCCGGAATGATCGGGTCCGGCCAGTTGGCGCGCCTCGGAGAACTCGCCGGCAAGCCCTTCGCCCTCCGTCATCATGGCGAGTTCGCCGATCTCGGCCGGCGCCGCGCTCTTCTGCGGTACGAGCACCGCCAGCGCGGGCCGCAGACCGAACCAGATCAGCAGGCCGGCGACGGTCAGGATCGCAAACGCGTTGATCAGGTTGCCGGACTGGCGGATGAGCAGCTCGGAGACCGACATCGGCGGCACCGGCTCCATGGCACGCCCGCCGTTGACGAAGTCGACCACGGACACCTTGATGACGTCGCCGCGCCGGCTGCTAACGCCGGCCGAGGACGCGACGAGTTGTTCGATCTCGACGAGTTGCGCCGCGACCGTGTCGGGGTCCGGCGATCCGCCGAGCGACGCTTCCAGGCGGGCCCGGTCGACCAGCACGGCGATCGATAGCCGCTCGACGCTGTAGCCGTCCTGCGAAGTCTCGATGGTCTTGGACGAGATCTCGTAGTTGACCGTCTCCTCGCGGCGCTGGTTCTCCTCGCTCGACCGTTCGCCGTTCTCGGCGGTGACGGTTTCGTCTGGCAGGTTCTGCTGCACCGTCGTCGGCGTCTCGGTGCTCGAATTCTGCGACATCTCGTTCTGGCGCAGCGTGCGCACGGAGCGTTCGACCCGCGATTCGGGATCGTAGATGGTCTCCGCGATGCGCCGGCGGTCGGTGTTGAGGTCGGCCGCCACGCTGACCTGGAAGTTGTCGAGGCCGAGATAGGGGGTCAGCGTCTTGCGGATGTTTTCCTGGATCCGGCCGCTGACCGCGGCCTCGAGCGAGGCGATCTGGCCGGCGGAGGCGTTGGCAGGATCCTTGCCGGCGGCCAGCAGACCGCCGCTGGTGTCCAGGACAGTGACCT from Polymorphum gilvum SL003B-26A1 carries:
- a CDS encoding chemotaxis protein; amino-acid sequence: MIRSVSVLRGAALALIVLWAAPAAQAEDAKSPYRMVRTLQALQGEVAQGNSHAHTAQRALLLQMDEVFATAPAETWSDPRNARAAVIHLLSGGHPRVMRQLLDLDPQPDLDPALMRGALAYVEGRQEEARDLLTAIDPMDLPPNLGGQVALVRAALAVGDDPEAAMKMLGVARLLMPGTLVEEAALRREVFVAGKIGDIERFQSLSIRYLRRFRGSIYEGDFRRRFALALETLGFGENDAKFALLESLLAEFDSDSRRMLYLRLARQALVGGHLEIVRKATERALPLAMAGTSEHRLLRIYRAGALLDPRDIGEARDLLWSIDRGELTPEERELMDAVYAVLNRVRHWPEPPPGTIGEFGAFADIGAPKAPDWHRPTMAAADRILTETGALLQQSGGSAR
- a CDS encoding flagellar hook-length control protein FliK, producing the protein MTVNTYAQVQAFAAPVKASRVPDGSASGRQGGRDDGDGFTELLRKMAGAPASTQPAETASAEPGTVGGSFPALPAGQAQDATLAGLLPGGAATGLAGAGNHAPAAGTPPSAVDDAARELQVSADTLPAPAPASAPPVEAGLAAAASATARPMQTNGTAPAPVQNPAGGQSAALARVLIASDGTTSGSGGVDLSGVDDDGLFARFASAGEPVSTRAGAEEGEASGRPKVDIGQIRVLREETHFAPSMRLSPVQQIGGAISTALSETRPGNPAATFTARPDGPTVKVLQIQLQPMELGSVKVTMKMVGDAVEVVLQASNPDTVEVLHRDRHLLDQMLRATGHKPDAITIQAASDDRPMFQVTSTGSAQGGAMAEGDGPGAGPQLRGEGQGDRREHADGDDRAAENHQEQGERAIDGGSQERRTGRDRGAVYL
- the fliF gene encoding flagellar basal-body MS-ring/collar protein FliF produces the protein MANLLELGTRRLIALALIGVATIATVGLGAYYLSRPQQTTLYTGLQGEDVSRIGSALQDAGIPYDVSSDGTAVLVNHGAAARARMLLAERGLPRGADAGYELFDDLGSLGLTSFMQEVTRVRALEGELARTIQLMQGVRAARVHIVLPEKGSFRRDQQPPSASVVIRSDVPDDLRTADAIRHLVSAAVPGMSADKVTVLDTSGGLLAAGKDPANASAGQIASLEAAVSGRIQENIRKTLTPYLGLDNFQVSVAADLNTDRRRIAETIYDPESRVERSVRTLRQNEMSQNSSTETPTTVQQNLPDETVTAENGERSSEENQRREETVNYEISSKTIETSQDGYSVERLSIAVLVDRARLEASLGGSPDPDTVAAQLVEIEQLVASSAGVSSRRGDVIKVSVVDFVNGGRAMEPVPPMSVSELLIRQSGNLINAFAILTVAGLLIWFGLRPALAVLVPQKSAAPAEIGELAMMTEGEGLAGEFSEARQLAGPDHSGMLQDLTNKLNQSPLKKLESLLDLDEQQSAAILKQWMYEGERA
- a CDS encoding MotB family protein, with amino-acid sequence MTAEISSGEIVIVRRRPAWDADHHKGGVWKIAFADFMTAMMAFFLVMWLINVTDENVRQGVAQYFNPVKLAATSPTRKGLNDAGESGDAIGEESDRPPAQGGSENKPAGPARHSTGGEYRQFYSEAALFSDPYAVLDTLARSITLPEAEGPAPEKAGFGTREGEGAQGGDAYRDPFDPLYWQFLPNRGAGAAERPIELAMEPARTEAAEGMPEPRPEASPESRSAEGVGKPAPPSPLVASVAPSPSAKPDPNAADAVASGVSAPQAPSAAAPASPEASDLAKTAAALQADLQGLAETPLGAAASRITVERTGAGLLISLTDDQDFGMFAVGSAEPRPELVRLMERIGSTLSARPGRIVIRGHTDARPFRSKTYDNWRLSSARAHMALYMLARGGVDAGRVERIEGYADRDLKRPSDPYSAVNRRIEIFLLEPGA